A DNA window from Paenibacillus sp. HWE-109 contains the following coding sequences:
- a CDS encoding alkaline phosphatase, giving the protein MKKSLKQIVGSGLSVSLLALSVAGAASAAETTTTATTPTTPAAQSKNLIVLIGDGMGPAEVTAARYYSKKFLNKDRLELDGGYYVGKATTYSQAGPYTSESGAVTDSAAAGTAFSTGNKTYNNAISVSNGEVAKPFASVIEAAMKQGKATGLVTTDSIVGATPAVWASHVRQRSNQNAIASQYLTSGVNVLFGGGKVNFVTKDEKGKRTDKNLIPDFEAKGFKTAYDKNGLDAIPATAGNALGLFAMNEIPYVLDRDASTPSLPQLSQKALELLSQNKNGFVLLVEQGRIDHAGHANDLPSNIQELLELDATFKTLVDFAKKDGNTSVVVTADHETGGLSLGINNVYELNVDLFNKQKHSYEYLDGILKTAQTADDVRKIVADNIGFTDLSDEEIALILKGDGSSYGRSGGYNAVISKRLAVGWTGHGHTGVDVGVWAYGPIASLVKGDIDNTDVAKSGAKVIGADLAAATKELQDKYLYPLFKVTRDNKTLFTAKSLAEALDIKVTWDEATKSVVLAKDSQKLTVLVETGAITDNGAASALVGNVDNGKLYLPLDAFTKLTGKSLTWDAVNERIVKN; this is encoded by the coding sequence TTGAAGAAAAGTCTAAAACAAATCGTGGGTTCCGGTTTATCTGTTTCATTACTGGCTCTAAGTGTTGCAGGCGCAGCATCAGCTGCTGAGACCACTACAACGGCAACAACGCCTACAACGCCAGCAGCACAATCCAAAAATTTAATTGTTCTCATCGGCGACGGCATGGGCCCTGCTGAAGTAACGGCAGCCAGATATTATTCCAAAAAGTTTTTAAATAAAGATCGACTAGAGCTTGATGGCGGCTATTACGTCGGCAAAGCAACTACATATTCGCAAGCAGGTCCGTATACATCAGAATCAGGAGCTGTAACTGACTCAGCAGCAGCTGGAACTGCTTTCTCGACAGGCAATAAAACCTATAATAACGCAATCAGCGTATCCAATGGAGAAGTAGCTAAACCATTTGCTTCCGTCATTGAAGCGGCTATGAAGCAAGGCAAAGCTACAGGACTTGTGACAACAGACAGCATTGTTGGCGCAACACCAGCGGTATGGGCTTCACATGTTCGTCAACGCAGCAACCAGAACGCGATCGCAAGCCAATACCTGACGAGCGGTGTAAATGTCTTGTTCGGTGGCGGTAAAGTCAATTTCGTAACCAAGGATGAAAAGGGCAAACGGACAGACAAGAACCTCATTCCTGATTTTGAGGCCAAAGGATTCAAAACCGCTTATGATAAAAATGGATTGGATGCTATCCCGGCTACAGCAGGCAATGCTCTTGGACTTTTTGCAATGAACGAAATTCCTTATGTGCTTGATCGTGATGCAAGTACGCCAAGCTTACCGCAATTATCCCAAAAAGCGCTTGAACTTTTATCCCAAAATAAGAATGGTTTCGTCTTGCTGGTAGAGCAAGGCCGGATCGACCACGCAGGTCATGCGAACGATCTTCCGTCTAACATCCAAGAATTGTTGGAGCTCGACGCTACGTTCAAAACACTCGTTGATTTCGCGAAAAAAGACGGCAATACGTCTGTTGTCGTAACAGCGGACCATGAAACGGGCGGATTGTCCCTGGGGATTAACAATGTGTACGAGTTGAACGTGGATCTGTTCAACAAACAGAAACATTCTTACGAGTATTTGGATGGTATCCTAAAAACAGCGCAAACGGCTGATGATGTTCGTAAAATTGTCGCTGACAACATTGGTTTCACCGATTTGTCCGACGAGGAAATTGCTTTGATTTTGAAAGGTGACGGTTCTTCATATGGGCGTTCCGGCGGTTATAACGCGGTAATTTCCAAACGTCTTGCTGTAGGTTGGACAGGACATGGTCATACTGGTGTTGACGTAGGCGTATGGGCTTACGGTCCGATTGCTTCCCTAGTCAAAGGGGATATCGACAATACGGATGTTGCCAAAAGTGGAGCTAAAGTAATTGGCGCTGACTTGGCAGCTGCAACGAAAGAGCTGCAAGACAAATACTTGTACCCTCTTTTCAAAGTTACCCGCGATAATAAAACATTGTTCACAGCGAAATCCTTGGCTGAGGCTTTGGATATCAAAGTAACATGGGATGAAGCAACGAAATCCGTTGTTTTGGCAAAAGACAGCCAAAAATTAACGGTGCTTGTGGAAACAGGCGCAATTACCGACAATGGAGCTGCTAGCGCGTTGGTTGGCAATGTCGACAACGGCAAGCTTTACTTGCCGCTGGATGCTTTCACGAAATTGACTGGCAAAAGCTTGACTTGGGATGCGGTTAACGAGCGTATCGTTAAAAACTAA
- a CDS encoding ABC transporter permease: MNLISLLWRNVLHRKTLSLLTVMSVAVTVALVVFLLLCSDGIEKGAEKGYGPFEVTIGAKGSATQLALNTYYHIGAPTGNVPFSLLDEVRKDAAVDKAFAMTTGDNYNGFPIVGMEVDYFLTRYGTDKHMAKGKLYEKLGDTIVGSHVASELGLHVGDKFQGAHGLVKGAVDDDGDHHEGEEEEADHHHQFTYTIVGILPPLLTSDDRAIFTTLDYAWAVHENQQSAAKEITTILVKPKTLLGAQSVKTKFGQMNNVQAIYTSKAVADVVNVVDKGTQALSVVTVICIFLAAGSILLSLIAAVNERKKDVGLLRLIGKSKSYVWFSLIGEGVLLTFIGLIGGLVIGHAGGYLSREAVFEYSGLQIQSWHYMPGEGWLVLGTLLIGVLASIGPALQAYRVDPLQLFKS, translated from the coding sequence ATGAACTTAATTTCTTTATTGTGGCGTAATGTGCTTCATCGCAAAACGCTCTCCCTCCTTACGGTTATGTCGGTTGCTGTCACAGTCGCCTTGGTTGTTTTTCTGCTGCTCTGCAGCGACGGTATCGAGAAAGGCGCCGAGAAAGGGTATGGTCCCTTTGAAGTGACGATTGGCGCCAAAGGCAGCGCCACGCAGCTTGCACTGAATACCTATTATCATATCGGCGCTCCGACAGGAAATGTGCCTTTTAGTTTGCTGGACGAGGTTCGTAAAGATGCGGCAGTCGATAAGGCTTTTGCGATGACAACTGGCGATAATTACAATGGTTTTCCGATAGTCGGCATGGAAGTCGATTATTTCTTAACTCGGTATGGGACCGATAAACATATGGCGAAAGGCAAATTGTATGAGAAACTTGGCGATACGATCGTCGGTTCTCACGTAGCCAGTGAATTGGGGCTTCATGTGGGTGATAAATTTCAAGGCGCGCATGGTTTGGTCAAAGGTGCAGTAGATGACGATGGAGATCATCATGAGGGGGAAGAGGAGGAAGCTGATCATCATCATCAGTTTACATATACCATCGTCGGTATTTTGCCGCCACTGCTTACCTCAGATGATCGGGCAATCTTTACGACACTGGATTATGCTTGGGCGGTTCATGAGAATCAGCAGTCGGCTGCAAAGGAAATTACAACTATTCTGGTTAAGCCCAAAACCTTGCTAGGGGCGCAATCGGTTAAAACCAAATTTGGACAAATGAACAATGTCCAAGCGATTTATACAAGCAAGGCTGTAGCCGATGTTGTCAATGTGGTAGACAAAGGCACGCAAGCGCTTAGTGTTGTGACAGTTATTTGCATATTCCTGGCAGCTGGTTCAATTCTGCTCTCCCTAATTGCCGCCGTCAATGAGCGGAAGAAGGATGTAGGATTACTACGGCTTATTGGCAAATCCAAAAGTTATGTGTGGTTTTCATTGATAGGCGAAGGTGTTCTTCTCACCTTCATTGGTCTTATAGGCGGGTTAGTCATAGGCCATGCTGGCGGATATTTGAGCCGTGAAGCTGTGTTTGAGTATTCAGGCTTGCAAATCCAGAGCTGGCATTACATGCCTGGCGAGGGCTGGCTGGTCTTAGGCACATTGTTGATTGGTGTTTTGGCTTCCATCGGTCCTGCTTTGCAGGCTTATCGCGTGGACCCCTTGCAATTATTTAAATCTTGA
- a CDS encoding YfhD family protein, whose protein sequence is MSNVNEQQEQQSQLPVVKNEDVEFAAESADQDDFEAAERAQAADHRQEDN, encoded by the coding sequence ATGAGCAACGTTAACGAGCAGCAAGAGCAGCAAAGTCAACTGCCTGTAGTTAAAAATGAAGATGTTGAATTCGCGGCAGAGTCGGCTGATCAGGATGATTTCGAAGCGGCTGAACGCGCCCAAGCGGCAGATCACAGACAGGAAGACAACTAA
- the dnaJ gene encoding molecular chaperone DnaJ produces MSKRDYYEVLGLGKDASPDDIKKAYRKMARQYHPDVNKAADAEDKFKEAKDAYDVLSDDQKKAQYDRFGHVDPNQGMGGQDFGGGFGDIFDMFFGGGGGGNRRNPNAPQRGNDLQYTMTIEFKEAIFGKETDIHIPRTENCDTCSGSGAKPGTKPETCGTCHGSGQQEVVQNTAFGRIVNRRVCSTCNGQGKIIKEKCGTCHGAGKVKKQRTIHIKIPAGVDDGAQLRVSGEGEGGTRGGPAGDLYVVIRVKSHEFFEREGNDVYCEVPLTFMQAALGDEIEIPTLTEKVKLKIPAGTQTDTYFRLKGKGVPHLRGFGQGDQHVKVIVMTPTNLSDEQKDLLRQFGKQSGEHTHEQNQSIFERMKRAFLGD; encoded by the coding sequence ATGAGTAAACGTGATTATTATGAGGTCCTTGGTTTAGGCAAGGATGCTTCGCCAGATGATATCAAGAAGGCTTATCGTAAAATGGCGCGTCAATATCACCCTGACGTGAACAAAGCCGCGGATGCGGAAGATAAATTCAAAGAAGCGAAAGACGCTTATGATGTACTCAGCGATGATCAGAAGAAAGCCCAATACGACCGCTTTGGTCACGTAGATCCGAATCAGGGCATGGGTGGTCAAGATTTCGGCGGCGGTTTTGGCGATATTTTTGATATGTTCTTCGGTGGCGGCGGCGGTGGAAACCGTCGTAACCCGAATGCTCCACAACGTGGGAACGACTTGCAATACACGATGACCATTGAGTTCAAGGAAGCAATTTTCGGGAAAGAAACCGATATTCATATTCCTCGCACAGAAAATTGTGATACGTGCAGCGGAAGCGGCGCTAAGCCAGGCACGAAACCGGAAACTTGCGGAACATGTCATGGCAGCGGTCAGCAAGAAGTCGTACAGAACACAGCTTTTGGCCGTATCGTCAACCGTCGTGTTTGTTCGACATGTAACGGTCAAGGGAAAATCATCAAAGAGAAATGCGGAACGTGTCATGGCGCCGGTAAGGTGAAGAAACAACGGACCATTCACATCAAGATTCCAGCAGGCGTCGATGATGGTGCTCAACTTCGTGTATCTGGCGAAGGGGAAGGCGGTACGCGCGGAGGCCCGGCAGGTGATCTCTACGTTGTTATTCGCGTGAAATCGCATGAGTTCTTCGAACGTGAAGGAAACGATGTGTACTGCGAAGTTCCATTAACGTTTATGCAGGCAGCGCTAGGTGATGAGATCGAGATCCCTACGCTGACAGAGAAAGTGAAACTCAAAATTCCTGCGGGCACACAAACCGACACCTATTTCCGCTTGAAAGGGAAAGGCGTGCCTCATCTTCGCGGATTCGGCCAAGGGGATCAGCACGTCAAAGTGATCGTGATGACGCCTACGAATCTAAGCGATGAGCAGAAGGATCTGCTTCGTCAATTTGGGAAGCAGAGCGGCGAGCATACCCATGAGCAAAATCAATCGATTTTTGAACGTATGAAAAGAGCCTTCTTAGGCGATTAA
- a CDS encoding ABC transporter ATP-binding protein, giving the protein MIAIKGVTKSFAMHGKSLPILSVSDWQVEQGERIALTGPSGSGKSTLLHLLSGVMTPDQGEIWVHGLPIHQLSESKRDRYRAEHVGYIFQDFHLIASLTARQNVELIVPHNWTKKQAKVQVDDWFERVGLQDRQHHRPAELSRGQQQRAAIIRAIIAKPQLILADEPTGSLDWETAGDIMSLLLEICEAEKLTLLTVTHDLHLADMYPKRVHIQEINELPRREAG; this is encoded by the coding sequence ATGATTGCAATTAAGGGTGTTACTAAATCGTTTGCGATGCATGGCAAAAGCTTGCCGATTCTGAGCGTTTCGGATTGGCAGGTTGAACAGGGTGAGCGAATAGCGCTCACAGGACCTAGTGGAAGTGGGAAGAGCACACTTCTGCATTTACTTAGCGGCGTAATGACGCCTGATCAGGGTGAAATTTGGGTACACGGTTTGCCAATACACCAATTATCGGAAAGCAAGCGAGATCGCTACAGAGCGGAGCATGTCGGTTATATTTTTCAAGATTTCCATCTTATTGCGTCGCTGACAGCAAGGCAGAATGTGGAACTTATTGTGCCGCACAATTGGACGAAAAAGCAGGCTAAAGTTCAAGTGGATGACTGGTTTGAACGCGTCGGCTTGCAAGATCGCCAGCATCATCGCCCTGCGGAATTGTCACGCGGTCAACAGCAACGCGCGGCGATCATACGCGCTATTATAGCTAAGCCGCAGCTGATTTTGGCGGATGAGCCAACGGGCAGCTTGGATTGGGAAACAGCAGGAGACATCATGTCTTTGCTGCTGGAGATATGTGAAGCGGAGAAGCTCACTTTGCTGACGGTTACACATGATTTGCATTTAGCTGATATGTACCCTAAACGGGTTCATATTCAAGAGATTAATGAACTGCCAAGGAGAGAAGCGGGATGA
- a CDS encoding site-2 protease family protein produces MGGLLFYDWSTLPFVILVLVISFTVHEFAHAYSAYKLGDSTAYQFGRVSLNPMVHLDLFGTIMLLIAGFGWAKPVPVNRGNFKNPRLMGIIVTAAGPISNLILAFITIFVAVLLQKYGWLEGISSGSLKAIILFLQLMLSINITLFLFNLIPIPPLDGYRIIQDLVDLRYSESLQKFEQWASVIFLLVVFVRPLRQVTLDPYLSLGSDIIRLLSMPINWILGM; encoded by the coding sequence ATGGGCGGATTATTATTTTATGATTGGAGTACACTGCCGTTTGTCATTCTTGTTCTCGTGATTTCCTTTACGGTTCATGAGTTTGCGCATGCTTACAGTGCTTACAAGTTAGGAGATTCCACTGCATACCAGTTTGGAAGAGTTTCCTTGAATCCGATGGTTCACTTGGATTTGTTCGGAACGATCATGCTGTTAATTGCTGGATTTGGTTGGGCGAAGCCTGTTCCTGTCAATCGCGGGAATTTCAAAAATCCTCGTTTGATGGGGATTATCGTAACGGCAGCAGGACCGATAAGCAACTTGATTTTGGCATTTATCACGATATTTGTTGCAGTTTTGCTACAAAAATATGGTTGGCTGGAAGGCATATCCAGTGGCAGTTTGAAAGCGATTATTCTTTTTTTGCAACTGATGTTAAGCATTAATATCACCTTGTTTCTGTTTAACTTGATTCCAATTCCGCCATTAGACGGCTATCGGATTATTCAAGATTTAGTCGATCTGAGATATAGTGAATCCTTGCAAAAGTTCGAACAGTGGGCATCCGTTATTTTTCTTCTGGTTGTGTTTGTAAGACCTCTGCGACAAGTGACGCTGGATCCCTATTT
- the prmA gene encoding 50S ribosomal protein L11 methyltransferase translates to MLWQEVTVHTTEEAIEMITNFVHELGAGGVSIEESGTLNKERDTSFGQLYETPFNDIPEGRAVIKGYFYHGIDMEPIMADLKASVAQLTEFDIDTGNPTFELREVDDEDWAHAWKQYFKPIRVTDRLTIKPTWEDYTASPGELILELDPGMAFGTGTHATTSLCLKTLEQVMKPGDDVIDVGTGSGILSIAAAKLGAKHVLAVDLDPVAVTSALDNTKQNELEDKITVKLSDLLGVLKESETEDAAQLGVAIPVQLVVANILAEVIVLFVDDVYEVLEQGGYYITSGIITNKEADVEKALTAAKFTIVEKNYDSNWVVIVARKL, encoded by the coding sequence ATGCTTTGGCAAGAAGTAACTGTACATACGACAGAAGAAGCAATAGAAATGATTACGAATTTTGTTCATGAATTGGGTGCCGGGGGCGTATCGATTGAGGAATCAGGTACGTTAAATAAAGAGAGAGACACCTCTTTTGGCCAATTGTACGAGACGCCGTTTAACGATATTCCGGAAGGAAGAGCCGTGATTAAAGGTTATTTCTACCATGGTATAGATATGGAACCGATTATGGCTGATCTGAAGGCGTCCGTAGCACAGTTGACCGAGTTCGATATTGATACGGGCAATCCGACTTTTGAACTGCGAGAAGTAGATGATGAAGATTGGGCGCACGCGTGGAAACAATACTTCAAACCCATTCGGGTAACCGATCGTTTGACGATCAAGCCGACATGGGAGGATTACACAGCTTCGCCTGGTGAGTTGATTTTGGAACTTGATCCTGGGATGGCGTTCGGTACGGGGACTCATGCGACAACGTCACTGTGTCTAAAAACATTAGAGCAAGTTATGAAGCCTGGGGACGATGTCATTGATGTTGGAACCGGATCAGGCATACTGTCCATCGCAGCTGCGAAGTTAGGCGCGAAACACGTGCTGGCTGTGGATTTGGATCCTGTCGCTGTTACAAGCGCGCTGGATAATACCAAACAGAACGAACTGGAAGACAAAATTACGGTAAAATTGAGTGATTTGCTAGGCGTATTGAAAGAAAGTGAAACCGAAGATGCGGCTCAGCTTGGTGTTGCCATTCCAGTGCAACTGGTTGTGGCTAATATTCTGGCGGAAGTGATCGTGCTTTTCGTGGATGATGTGTATGAAGTGCTGGAACAAGGCGGGTATTACATCACGTCAGGAATTATTACCAATAAGGAAGCAGATGTAGAAAAAGCGCTGACTGCAGCTAAATTCACAATTGTAGAGAAAAACTATGATTCGAATTGGGTTGTGATCGTAGCTAGAAAGCTGTAG
- the grpE gene encoding nucleotide exchange factor GrpE, whose translation MSTGNNKTEEQDVNTTYAAEGEQAADQQEAASQDSQGEVSEEAKEVSELETARMQAEENYQRLLRVQADFDNFRRRARAEKEDFAKYASLKLIEQLLPIVDNFDRALSSSKETKDFDALVKGLDMTYRGIDQLLTAEGLKPIESVGHPFNPEYHQAVMQVESDEHEEGIVVEELQKGYILKDKVIRPAMVKVSV comes from the coding sequence TTGAGTACAGGAAATAACAAAACAGAAGAGCAAGATGTGAACACTACATACGCAGCTGAAGGCGAGCAAGCCGCAGATCAGCAAGAAGCGGCAAGTCAAGATTCGCAAGGCGAGGTTTCGGAAGAAGCCAAAGAAGTTAGCGAATTGGAAACAGCGCGTATGCAAGCAGAAGAAAACTATCAGCGTTTATTGCGCGTTCAAGCGGACTTCGACAACTTCCGCCGCCGCGCAAGAGCGGAGAAGGAAGATTTCGCGAAATACGCTTCGCTTAAATTGATTGAACAGCTTTTACCGATTGTGGATAACTTCGATCGCGCGCTGTCTTCAAGCAAAGAGACGAAGGATTTCGATGCGCTGGTGAAAGGTTTGGATATGACTTACCGCGGTATCGATCAACTGCTTACAGCAGAAGGGCTTAAACCGATTGAATCCGTTGGTCACCCGTTCAACCCGGAATATCATCAAGCGGTTATGCAAGTTGAATCCGACGAACACGAAGAAGGTATCGTTGTTGAGGAATTGCAAAAGGGATATATTCTCAAAGATAAAGTCATCCGCCCAGCAATGGTTAAGGTAAGTGTGTAA
- the dnaK gene encoding molecular chaperone DnaK has translation MSKVIGIDLGTTNSCVAVMEGGEAVVIPNPEGNRTTPSVVGFKKDGERVVGETAKRQAITNPDKTISSIKRHIGTNHKENIDGKDYTPQEISAIILQKLKADAEAYLGQTVTQAVITVPAYFNDSQRQATKDAGKIAGLEVLRIVNEPTAAALAYGLEKTEDQTILVYDLGGGTFDVSILELGDGFFEVKATSGDNKLGGDDFDQVIIDYLVAEFKKEQGIDLSKDKAAVQRLKDAAEKAKKELSGVLTTTVSLPFITVADGVPQHLELNLTRAKFEEISAGLVERTLGPTRQALTDSGLSTSQIDKVVLVGGSTRIPAVVEAIKKLIGKEPHKGVNPDEVVALGAAVQAGVLTGEVKDVVLLDVTPLSLGIETAGGVFTKMIDRNTTIPTTKSQVYSTYADNQTSVEIHVLQGERSMASGNKTLGRFMLGDIPPAPRGVPQIEVSFDIDANGIVNVSALDKGTGKSQKITITSSSGLSDAEVEQMVKDAEAHAEEDRVRKELVEARNEADQLVYSVDKTIKDLGDKVDQGEIDKANAAKEKVTAALAGNELETIKKATEELTEVIQQLSVKLYEQASAAQGPDGDAGGNDAPKGRENVVDADYEVVDDQKK, from the coding sequence ATGAGTAAAGTAATTGGTATTGACTTAGGTACAACAAATTCTTGCGTTGCCGTAATGGAAGGCGGCGAAGCCGTCGTAATTCCGAACCCGGAAGGTAATCGTACAACCCCTTCTGTCGTTGGTTTCAAAAAAGATGGCGAGCGCGTTGTCGGTGAAACAGCCAAACGTCAAGCGATCACAAATCCAGATAAAACAATTAGCTCCATCAAGCGTCACATTGGTACGAACCACAAAGAAAACATTGATGGCAAAGATTACACGCCACAAGAGATTTCTGCGATCATCCTGCAAAAGCTGAAAGCTGATGCTGAAGCTTACCTTGGCCAAACAGTTACGCAAGCCGTTATCACGGTTCCAGCTTATTTCAATGACAGCCAACGTCAAGCAACCAAAGATGCTGGTAAAATTGCCGGTCTGGAAGTTCTTCGTATTGTCAATGAGCCGACAGCAGCAGCGCTTGCTTACGGTTTGGAGAAAACAGAAGACCAAACAATTCTTGTTTATGACCTTGGTGGCGGTACATTCGACGTATCCATCCTTGAACTTGGCGATGGCTTCTTCGAAGTTAAAGCGACAAGCGGAGACAACAAACTAGGAGGAGACGATTTTGACCAAGTCATCATCGATTACCTCGTAGCTGAATTCAAAAAAGAACAAGGCATTGACCTTAGCAAAGATAAGGCAGCTGTACAACGTTTGAAAGATGCTGCGGAAAAAGCGAAAAAAGAACTTTCCGGTGTTCTGACAACGACGGTTTCCCTGCCGTTCATTACTGTAGCTGACGGCGTTCCTCAGCATTTGGAGCTTAATCTGACTCGCGCGAAATTCGAAGAGATTTCCGCTGGACTTGTAGAAAGAACTCTTGGACCAACTCGCCAAGCGTTGACGGATTCCGGCTTGTCCACAAGCCAAATCGACAAAGTTGTTCTTGTTGGTGGATCCACACGTATTCCGGCTGTTGTTGAAGCGATCAAAAAATTGATCGGCAAAGAGCCGCACAAAGGCGTTAACCCGGATGAAGTTGTTGCCCTTGGTGCAGCTGTTCAAGCGGGTGTATTAACAGGTGAAGTGAAAGACGTTGTTCTTCTTGACGTAACGCCACTTTCCCTTGGTATCGAAACTGCAGGCGGCGTATTCACGAAAATGATCGACCGCAACACAACTATTCCTACAACCAAATCACAAGTGTACTCCACTTATGCAGATAACCAAACAAGCGTTGAGATTCACGTGCTTCAAGGTGAGCGCTCCATGGCTAGCGGCAACAAAACACTGGGCCGTTTCATGCTTGGTGATATTCCTCCGGCTCCACGCGGCGTACCGCAAATCGAAGTTAGCTTCGATATCGATGCCAACGGTATCGTTAACGTATCCGCTTTGGATAAAGGAACTGGCAAAAGCCAAAAAATCACGATCACTTCTTCTAGCGGTTTGAGCGATGCAGAAGTCGAGCAAATGGTGAAAGACGCAGAAGCGCATGCCGAGGAAGACCGCGTTCGCAAAGAGCTTGTAGAAGCTCGCAACGAAGCTGACCAACTCGTGTACTCTGTTGACAAAACGATCAAAGATCTTGGCGATAAAGTAGACCAAGGCGAGATCGACAAAGCGAATGCAGCCAAAGAGAAAGTGACAGCAGCACTGGCTGGCAACGAACTCGAAACGATCAAAAAAGCGACAGAAGAGTTGACAGAAGTCATTCAACAACTTTCCGTGAAGCTGTATGAGCAAGCGTCTGCAGCGCAAGGTCCTGATGGTGATGCTGGCGGAAACGATGCTCCTAAAGGCAGAGAAAATGTTGTTGACGCTGACTACGAAGTAGTTGACGATCAAAAGAAATAA
- a CDS encoding glycerophosphodiester phosphodiesterase, translating into MIRTLLVFLVILSFELVAPFTTTTLHADNYSQVTAHRGSSAHMPENTLSAFRQAILDKAGYAELDVQETADGAVMVMHDDNALRTTGLNKNMWEAASDELKTANAGSWYNAKFKDERVPTLDEVIEIAQDYIKLNIEMKNNGHGKQLAEKTVAIIQNHGFVKQCTVTSFDVNLLHTVKKLNPQIKTGLIVSQKSEPDTLWTNQDYDVVSAAYPMVNEEFMKQASQHNKEVYVWTVNDKSMMRQMLTLGVSSIITNSPDQLVQIMNEHN; encoded by the coding sequence ATGATCCGAACGCTCCTTGTCTTCCTTGTCATTCTTTCCTTCGAACTCGTCGCTCCCTTCACAACGACAACCTTGCACGCTGACAATTACAGCCAGGTCACGGCACATCGAGGCAGTTCGGCTCACATGCCTGAAAATACATTAAGCGCGTTTCGACAAGCCATCCTTGACAAGGCTGGGTATGCGGAGCTCGATGTCCAAGAAACAGCCGACGGCGCCGTTATGGTCATGCATGATGACAACGCCCTGCGCACCACTGGCCTTAATAAAAATATGTGGGAAGCTGCATCCGATGAACTTAAAACTGCAAATGCCGGATCATGGTACAACGCCAAATTTAAGGACGAACGCGTCCCTACTTTAGATGAAGTGATCGAGATCGCACAAGACTATATCAAACTGAATATTGAAATGAAAAATAATGGTCACGGCAAGCAGCTTGCCGAGAAAACCGTCGCCATCATACAGAATCATGGATTTGTGAAACAGTGCACCGTCACGTCCTTTGATGTTAATTTGCTCCACACGGTCAAAAAGCTCAACCCGCAGATTAAAACAGGGCTCATCGTAAGTCAAAAATCAGAACCGGACACGCTTTGGACAAACCAAGACTATGATGTCGTTTCCGCTGCCTACCCCATGGTTAATGAAGAGTTCATGAAACAGGCTTCTCAGCATAATAAGGAAGTCTACGTCTGGACGGTGAATGACAAATCCATGATGAGACAAATGTTGACTCTCGGAGTGTCAAGCATCATTACCAACTCACCGGATCAGCTTGTTCAAATTATGAACGAGCATAACTGA